Proteins from one Ficedula albicollis isolate OC2 chromosome 21, FicAlb1.5, whole genome shotgun sequence genomic window:
- the APITD1 gene encoding centromere protein S isoform X1 translates to MAAAAGEEQQLLAQRLKAAVHYTVGCLCEEVEEDKDVQFSKQIIAAISDITFRQCEIFAKDLEMFARHAKRTTITTEDVKLLARRSNSLLKYITQKSEELASSNMEQKEKKKKKSSTAKGERIPGEQEAAVTENEDSNMT, encoded by the exons ATGGCGGCGGCTGCCGgcgaggagcagcagctgctcgcTCAG aggctgAAGGCGGCGGTTCACTACACGGTCGGGTGCCTGTGcgaggaggtggaggaggacAAGGACGTGCAGTTCAGCAAGCAGATCATCGCAGCCATCTCGGACATCACCTTCCGGCAGTGCG AAATCTTTGCAAAAGACCTCGAAATGTTTGCAAG GCATGCAAAACGAACCACAATCACTACAGAAGATGTGAAGCTTTTGGCTAGAAGAAGCAATTCTTTG CTAAAATATATCACTCAGAAGAGTGAAGAGCTTGCATCAAGTAAcatggagcagaaggaaaagaagaaaaagaagtccAGCACAGCTAAGGGAGAGAGAATTCCTGGGGAACAAGAAGCAGCTGTGACTGAAAATGAAGATTCCAACATGACATGA
- the APITD1 gene encoding centromere protein S isoform X2 — protein sequence MAVQEPPLEAQGFKNNSTQLGVAGAFSCIVFFLKIFAKDLEMFARHAKRTTITTEDVKLLARRSNSLLKYITQKSEELASSNMEQKEKKKKKSSTAKGERIPGEQEAAVTENEDSNMT from the exons ATGGCTGTTCAGGAGCCACCGCTGGAGGCACAGGGCTTCAAAAATAATAGCACCCAACTAGGTGTCGCCGGGGCATTCTCttgcattgtattttttttaa AAATCTTTGCAAAAGACCTCGAAATGTTTGCAAG GCATGCAAAACGAACCACAATCACTACAGAAGATGTGAAGCTTTTGGCTAGAAGAAGCAATTCTTTG CTAAAATATATCACTCAGAAGAGTGAAGAGCTTGCATCAAGTAAcatggagcagaaggaaaagaagaaaaagaagtccAGCACAGCTAAGGGAGAGAGAATTCCTGGGGAACAAGAAGCAGCTGTGACTGAAAATGAAGATTCCAACATGACATGA